The genomic region ATCCTTTAATGCGTTCTTGAAGGCCTTGGAGTTGTTCTTGATATTGGATACGGTCCATATTTTGATGGTCAATCATCTTCACAATTGCAAGTTCAAGATAGGCACGTTTTTGATTGCTCCACTTGATATCATTTTGTGTACCATTAAGCACTTCAAGGTAGAAGTAAATGCGGTCATTGGAATATTGTTTTGACAAATCTTCCACATATTTGGTTGGTCGAATGGCGTCAAATACGACATTCTTTTCAATCAATAAGTCTCTTAGTGTGGCAATTAAATCTGAAACTATCTTGTTCACTTCTTTACCATCTTCGATCATGTCGTTGAGTAAAGAAAAGGCTTCAGTGGTTTTTTTATGGTAGATAAAATCCAACAATTGAATCAGATTTTGTTTAGATACGCTGCCTGATACGGCGTAAATATCTTCTTCGGTGACGTTTTCGTCAGCGAATGAAATGGCTTGGTCTAATAAACTGAGTGCGTCTCTAAGTCCGCCTTCAGCGTATCGCGCAACTTCGCGAATGGCTTCATCTGTGATTTTGATGTTTTCGATGTCGCGAATTTCTTTGAGTTTTTTCTCGATATCGGATGGTGAAATCCCTCTAAAATCGAAGCGTTGGCATCTCGATAAAATCGTGGATGGAATCTTATTTGGTTCGGTGGTTGCGAGAATGAAAATGACGTGTTTAGGTGGTTCTTCCAATGTCTTTAACAAGGCATTGAATGCACCAGTAGATAACATGTGCACTTCATCGATGATATATACTTTGAACTTACCCATACTTGGTAAGTATTTGACTTTTTCTCTTAAATCTCGGATTTCATCCACACCATTGTTGGATGCGGCGTCTATTTCAA from Paracholeplasma manati harbors:
- the dnaX gene encoding DNA polymerase III subunit gamma/tau → MSYQALYRTYRPRTFKEVAGQEVIVKTLQNALLHDKIAHAYLFSGPRGTGKTSIAKILAKAVNCEKAPIKDACGECATCKAIQSNTIGDVVEIDAASNNGVDEIRDLREKVKYLPSMGKFKVYIIDEVHMLSTGAFNALLKTLEEPPKHVIFILATTEPNKIPSTILSRCQRFDFRGISPSDIEKKLKEIRDIENIKITDEAIREVARYAEGGLRDALSLLDQAISFADENVTEEDIYAVSGSVSKQNLIQLLDFIYHKKTTEAFSLLNDMIEDGKEVNKIVSDLIATLRDLLIEKNVVFDAIRPTKYVEDLSKQYSNDRIYFYLEVLNGTQNDIKWSNQKRAYLELAIVKMIDHQNMDRIQYQEQLQGLQERIKGLEFDISKLKTAPREIRRVVEEKESIEPTSPEPTISDKKPLVTVQDVERLLQNANIDKKALLLKGWERLPQIKDAKLQAAAMLLHEGKLVAASDKEILLVYPDKINCQMMLKPNTKQLVFEILNSKTKLIDDYICIDEASWQVLFDSFAKQWRDGNKKPTLPKLDLGLYEAVEESWQPGSVSLAIDFFGKDKVMIKE